A window of the Isosphaera pallida ATCC 43644 genome harbors these coding sequences:
- a CDS encoding NUDIX domain-containing protein has translation MTSNSDFSLSSVSESVAAEPPGGWPKPSVTVDLVLFAWNEAIGWFETLLIKRGRPPFAGLWAIPGGFLDLTEEPEAAALRELAEETGITLTRPPELLGVYAKVNRDPRGRTISLAYVELIDSKLEPRAGDDARQARWWGLNELPRPLAFDHDAILTDARSWLINRLTDRSSRRAEAEGWPPQRFAMKEVTRWFRAAGIARPGAAARRWLQAGIRSGALVADPERTIITRRGMTADVNRDQYQ, from the coding sequence ATGACCTCCAACTCCGATTTTTCGTTGTCGTCCGTTTCGGAATCGGTCGCGGCCGAGCCTCCAGGGGGATGGCCCAAGCCGTCAGTGACGGTGGATCTGGTGTTGTTTGCCTGGAACGAAGCGATTGGCTGGTTTGAGACACTCCTGATTAAGCGGGGTCGTCCGCCTTTCGCGGGTTTGTGGGCGATTCCCGGGGGATTTCTGGACTTGACCGAGGAACCGGAAGCGGCCGCTTTGCGCGAGTTGGCCGAAGAGACTGGCATCACTTTGACGAGACCGCCAGAATTGCTGGGCGTTTACGCCAAGGTGAACCGCGATCCGCGCGGACGCACGATCAGCCTGGCGTATGTGGAACTTATTGATTCCAAGCTCGAACCGCGAGCGGGCGACGACGCCCGCCAGGCGCGGTGGTGGGGCCTGAACGAGTTGCCGCGACCACTAGCCTTCGACCACGACGCGATCCTGACCGATGCTCGAAGCTGGCTCATAAACCGTCTGACCGATCGAAGTTCTCGACGGGCCGAGGCGGAAGGTTGGCCGCCGCAACGCTTCGCTATGAAGGAGGTGACGCGTTGGTTTCGCGCCGCCGGGATCGCCCGCCCCGGCGCGGCGGCTCGTCGTTGGCTTCAGGCGGGGATTCGATCCGGCGCGCTGGTGGCCGATCCCGAGCGAACCATCATCACACGCCGCGGGATGACCGCCGATGTCAACCGCGATCAATATCAATAA
- a CDS encoding prepilin peptidase — translation MTFERAALSMPPVVMLAAGIAVVVGAVVGGWLTTAIERLPWEQSPIWPRRRKPGTLEPMPLRGYLPWIGPFLVGGPPDRLRRGLAVELVTGGLFAAFTIVETTAWLAGDPRLGTLNRLAAQLVFDAMLVSVLVVATFIDWEYQIIPSPITDVGMASGLVLGTMFPFVRPEPETAATWTQGLLTGLLGLAVGGGIVLVTRILGGWVFRREAMGLGDLTLLAAIGSFLGWRAAILTFFGSAFVGLGHSLFKILSWLVKKLAGRPTTRRDREMALGPYLALAALLIALNWQWVWNDLARYYFEELGMVWLVVVHGADVPGLVDPRP, via the coding sequence ATGACCTTTGAGAGGGCCGCCTTATCGATGCCGCCGGTGGTGATGCTGGCCGCGGGAATCGCCGTGGTCGTCGGCGCAGTGGTGGGCGGATGGTTGACCACGGCGATCGAGCGGTTGCCCTGGGAGCAAAGCCCGATCTGGCCCCGCCGCCGCAAGCCGGGCACACTGGAACCCATGCCGTTGCGGGGCTATCTACCTTGGATCGGCCCGTTCCTCGTGGGCGGACCCCCTGATCGCCTCCGCCGCGGTCTCGCAGTCGAACTGGTCACGGGAGGGCTGTTCGCCGCCTTTACCATCGTCGAGACCACCGCCTGGCTGGCCGGCGACCCCCGACTGGGCACGCTCAACCGCCTGGCAGCGCAACTGGTGTTCGACGCGATGTTGGTCTCGGTGTTGGTCGTCGCCACCTTCATTGACTGGGAATATCAAATCATTCCTAGTCCAATCACCGACGTGGGCATGGCGAGTGGTCTGGTTTTGGGGACGATGTTTCCGTTTGTGCGTCCCGAGCCGGAGACCGCTGCTACCTGGACCCAAGGACTGCTCACGGGGCTTCTGGGGCTGGCGGTGGGGGGGGGCATCGTTCTGGTCACCCGAATTCTAGGCGGCTGGGTGTTCCGGCGTGAGGCGATGGGCCTGGGTGACCTGACCTTGTTGGCCGCGATTGGCTCGTTTCTGGGCTGGCGAGCCGCCATCCTGACCTTCTTCGGCTCGGCCTTCGTGGGGTTGGGCCACTCGCTCTTCAAAATCCTGTCCTGGCTGGTCAAGAAACTCGCCGGACGGCCCACCACGCGCCGCGACCGCGAAATGGCGTTGGGACCATATCTCGCCCTCGCCGCCCTCCTCATCGCCCTCAACTGGCAATGGGTTTGGAACGATCTGGCTCGTTACTACTTTGAAGAACTCGGCATGGTATGGTTGGTTGTAGTTCACGGCGCGGATGTTCCCGGGTTGGTTGATCCTCGTCCCTGA
- a CDS encoding Hsp20/alpha crystallin family protein produces MTTDDRKQAESKTVTVTIGGDPAARPNRPTGSMRLASVEPASLERTDESNVGPTHPVWTPPLYQEQPLRSDASEEPPLIAGPSLQQLSRSSQNEPSQSPDPHAQPATLTPASRPTVTPPIDIYENHEGLVLVADLPGAAESDIKVQLDQNVLRLFARTAAVTPPEAQPLHLEFPDADFARTFILSHEIDRDAIRAEWRDGVLRVIMPMLRREATRRIEVKGH; encoded by the coding sequence ATGACGACGGATGATCGCAAGCAGGCCGAGTCGAAAACGGTGACGGTGACGATCGGTGGTGATCCCGCCGCCCGACCGAATCGTCCGACTGGCTCCATGCGGTTGGCGTCGGTCGAACCCGCTTCGCTTGAGCGGACCGACGAATCCAACGTCGGCCCGACCCACCCGGTTTGGACGCCGCCGCTTTACCAAGAGCAACCGCTTCGTTCCGACGCGTCCGAGGAACCTCCTCTGATTGCGGGGCCAAGCCTCCAACAGCTGTCACGCTCGTCTCAGAATGAGCCGAGCCAATCCCCCGATCCTCACGCCCAACCGGCCACCCTGACCCCCGCCTCGCGGCCCACGGTCACGCCACCCATCGACATCTACGAAAACCACGAAGGGCTGGTGCTGGTCGCCGACCTTCCGGGTGCCGCCGAGTCGGACATCAAGGTTCAGCTCGATCAAAACGTGTTGCGCTTGTTCGCACGGACTGCCGCCGTGACCCCGCCCGAAGCACAACCCCTCCATTTGGAATTTCCCGACGCCGACTTCGCGCGAACGTTTATCCTTTCGCATGAAATTGACCGTGACGCCATCCGCGCCGAATGGCGCGATGGAGTTTTGAGAGTGATCATGCCCATGTTGCGGAGGGAAGCGACCCGGCGCATCGAAGTCAAGGGACATTGA
- the argF gene encoding ornithine carbamoyltransferase, producing the protein MPRHLLDLFELTPDDFTAILDRAEDLKREWSQGQRPARLPGRTLGLIFEKPSLRTRVSFETAMVHLGGKGLYLNAEDVGMGSREPIEDCARVLSEYLDALAIRAYRHELIETVARYARVPVINALSDLAHPCQALADMMTLREEFGRLDGLHIVFVGDGNNVARSLAVACALGGARLTLAAPPAYAFPDDFAARVRSVGRPDTYDHQPDPSLAVARADAIYTDVWISMGQEEEATRRLSHFQRYQVDEALMAKAPAHAVFLHCLPARRGEEVTASVIDGSASRVIAQAGNRMHVQKGLLSWLLA; encoded by the coding sequence ATGCCTCGCCATCTGCTCGACCTGTTCGAACTCACCCCCGACGACTTCACGGCGATCCTGGATCGAGCCGAGGATCTCAAGCGCGAGTGGAGCCAGGGACAACGGCCGGCGCGATTGCCGGGACGGACTTTGGGTCTGATCTTCGAGAAACCGTCGCTGCGGACCCGCGTGAGCTTCGAGACCGCGATGGTCCACCTGGGTGGCAAGGGGCTTTACCTCAATGCCGAGGACGTGGGCATGGGATCGCGCGAACCCATCGAAGACTGCGCCCGAGTTCTGAGCGAGTACCTCGACGCGCTAGCGATCCGAGCCTACCGTCACGAGTTGATCGAAACCGTGGCCCGCTACGCCCGTGTACCAGTCATCAACGCCCTATCCGACCTGGCCCACCCCTGTCAAGCGCTGGCCGACATGATGACTCTGCGCGAGGAGTTTGGCCGGCTCGATGGTCTTCACATCGTCTTCGTGGGCGACGGCAACAACGTGGCCCGCTCGTTGGCCGTGGCCTGCGCGCTGGGCGGCGCGCGGCTGACCCTGGCCGCTCCACCAGCCTACGCCTTCCCCGACGACTTCGCTGCCCGCGTCCGCTCCGTGGGGCGACCCGACACCTACGACCACCAACCCGACCCCTCCCTCGCTGTCGCTCGGGCCGATGCGATTTATACCGATGTGTGGATCAGCATGGGTCAGGAGGAGGAGGCAACGCGCCGCTTGAGCCACTTCCAGCGTTATCAGGTGGACGAGGCATTGATGGCCAAGGCTCCAGCCCACGCTGTCTTCTTGCACTGTCTACCCGCCCGGCGCGGCGAGGAGGTCACTGCCTCGGTCATCGACGGTTCCGCCAGTCGGGTGATTGCCCAGGCAGGCAATCGAATGCATGTCCAAAAAGGTCTTCTCTCCTGGCTGCTCGCTTGA
- a CDS encoding fumarylacetoacetate hydrolase family protein: MKLATLRTERGPRPAVLREHPSGSLAAGYVDLRDADSELPMSLRGLLAEWDQVRDRVQRALETARQVIPIDQAAFHAPVPDPEKIVCLGLNYREHAIESHMPIPEEPVFFSKFNPALAGHGEPVRLPRVCEQPDYEAELVVVIGKPGYRIPREQAFAHVAGYAVGNDVSARDWQFRNAGKQWLAGKTFPTFAPVGPHLVTADEVPDPHALRIALRLNGQTVQDSTTAELIFRIDETIHRLSTIVPLASGDLIFTGTPSGVGASRKPPLWIKPGDVMEVEIERLGVLRNDCVDGG; this comes from the coding sequence ATGAAACTCGCCACCTTGCGCACCGAACGTGGTCCGCGTCCTGCGGTGTTACGTGAACACCCCTCAGGTTCGCTCGCTGCGGGATATGTCGATCTGCGCGATGCCGATTCCGAATTGCCAATGTCGTTGCGGGGGTTGCTGGCCGAGTGGGATCAGGTGCGGGATCGGGTTCAACGCGCCTTGGAGACTGCCCGGCAGGTCATTCCCATCGACCAAGCGGCCTTCCACGCGCCGGTGCCGGACCCGGAGAAGATCGTTTGCCTGGGTCTGAACTACCGCGAACACGCGATCGAATCGCACATGCCGATTCCCGAAGAGCCGGTCTTCTTTTCCAAGTTCAACCCCGCTTTGGCCGGGCACGGCGAGCCGGTGCGGTTGCCCCGCGTATGCGAACAACCGGATTACGAGGCTGAGTTGGTGGTAGTCATTGGGAAACCAGGCTACCGCATTCCGCGTGAGCAGGCGTTTGCGCATGTGGCTGGTTACGCGGTGGGCAATGACGTGTCGGCCCGCGACTGGCAGTTCCGCAACGCCGGCAAGCAGTGGTTGGCGGGGAAAACCTTCCCCACCTTCGCTCCGGTCGGACCCCATCTGGTCACCGCCGACGAGGTGCCCGACCCCCACGCCTTGCGAATCGCGCTTCGGCTCAACGGCCAAACGGTTCAAGACTCGACGACCGCTGAACTCATTTTCCGGATTGACGAGACGATTCATCGGCTCTCGACGATCGTGCCGCTGGCATCCGGCGACCTGATCTTCACCGGTACCCCCTCCGGTGTGGGAGCCTCCCGCAAGCCGCCGCTCTGGATCAAGCCGGGCGACGTGATGGAAGTCGAGATTGAGCGTCTTGGCGTGCTGCGCAACGACTGCGTCGATGGCGGTTGA
- a CDS encoding aspartate aminotransferase family protein: MSVAEIAGSEATIAQFARHVIPNYTRYPVCLVRGEGSFVWDAEGRRYLDFFPGWGCNLLGHCPPRVVEAIREQVGLLIHVPNTWYMEAQGQFAQALAERSFGGQAFFCNSGAEANEAMIKLARAVGRQRGGRSVIVTMEKGFHGRTYAALSATAQPKYHHGFEPMVPGFRYVPYNDLAAADQAIGADVAAVLVEPIQGEGGINLPAPGYLEGLRDLCDRRGALLCLDEVQTGMGRTGKWFAYQHFGIIPDILTCAKALAGGVAAGVMLARAEHAAHLKPGMHASTFGGNPLAMRAGLAVVETIEVHDLLQRAQRIEARFRRHFEALQTKFPDLIGDIRALGTMIGVDLSIDASQVVAACMERRLLVNATQGRVLRLLPALTLEDDLIDEGCGILADVLREFA, encoded by the coding sequence ATGTCAGTCGCCGAGATCGCCGGTTCGGAGGCGACGATCGCTCAATTCGCCCGCCACGTGATTCCCAACTACACCCGCTACCCGGTCTGCTTGGTACGGGGCGAGGGGTCATTCGTGTGGGACGCCGAAGGCCGCCGCTATCTGGACTTTTTCCCCGGCTGGGGCTGCAACCTGTTGGGCCACTGCCCACCCCGAGTCGTGGAGGCGATCCGGGAACAGGTCGGCCTGTTGATTCATGTGCCCAACACCTGGTACATGGAGGCCCAGGGCCAGTTCGCCCAAGCGTTGGCCGAACGTTCGTTCGGCGGGCAAGCCTTTTTCTGCAACAGCGGGGCCGAAGCCAACGAGGCAATGATCAAATTGGCCCGCGCCGTGGGTCGCCAACGCGGCGGCCGCTCGGTGATCGTCACAATGGAGAAAGGCTTCCACGGGCGGACCTACGCGGCGCTCTCAGCCACCGCCCAACCCAAATATCACCACGGCTTCGAGCCGATGGTGCCGGGTTTCCGCTATGTGCCCTACAACGATCTGGCCGCCGCTGACCAAGCCATCGGCGCGGATGTGGCCGCCGTCTTGGTCGAACCAATCCAGGGCGAAGGCGGCATCAATTTGCCCGCCCCCGGTTATCTCGAAGGCCTCCGCGACCTGTGCGACCGCCGCGGCGCACTGCTGTGCCTGGACGAGGTTCAAACCGGCATGGGACGAACCGGCAAATGGTTCGCCTATCAGCACTTCGGGATCATTCCCGACATTCTCACCTGCGCTAAGGCGCTGGCGGGGGGAGTGGCCGCGGGGGTGATGCTCGCCCGCGCTGAACACGCCGCCCATCTCAAACCGGGAATGCACGCTTCCACCTTCGGCGGCAACCCGTTGGCGATGCGGGCGGGTTTGGCCGTGGTGGAAACCATCGAGGTCCACGACCTGCTGCAACGCGCTCAACGAATCGAGGCCCGATTCCGCCGGCACTTCGAGGCGCTCCAAACCAAATTCCCTGACCTGATCGGAGATATCCGCGCGCTGGGGACCATGATCGGGGTCGATCTGTCCATCGACGCCAGCCAAGTCGTCGCCGCTTGCATGGAACGACGGTTGCTTGTAAACGCCACTCAGGGCCGCGTCCTGCGCCTGCTGCCAGCCTTGACCCTGGAGGATGATCTGATCGACGAGGGTTGCGGCATTCTTGCCGATGTGTTGCGCGAGTTCGCCTAA
- a CDS encoding HAD family hydrolase: MAIRALVFDFNGVILDDEAVHGELFRQVLAPLGVTISEEDYFRIYLGFDDRLCLETALTNHGQPAPPELIDQLVERKAALYLQRAEAGLPFYDQAPEVVGRLCRRYPTAICSGALRHEIELALKRLGVLDQVRCIVAAEDVTRSKPDPEGYLLAFRHLANQPEFREQPLQPHEVLVIEDTTMGVRSARGAGLCVVGVATTTEPRELLNAGAREVIPRLADYTEEWIAARFGATAPTV, translated from the coding sequence ATGGCGATTCGCGCCTTGGTGTTCGACTTTAACGGGGTTATTCTCGACGACGAAGCTGTTCATGGCGAATTATTCCGCCAGGTGCTTGCTCCTTTGGGTGTCACCATTTCTGAAGAGGATTATTTTCGAATCTATCTTGGGTTTGACGATCGGTTGTGTTTGGAGACCGCGTTGACCAATCATGGACAGCCCGCCCCGCCAGAGTTGATCGACCAACTGGTGGAACGCAAGGCGGCGCTTTATTTGCAGCGAGCCGAAGCGGGGCTGCCATTTTACGACCAGGCTCCCGAAGTGGTCGGACGTCTCTGCCGCCGCTATCCCACCGCGATTTGTTCCGGCGCGTTGCGGCACGAAATTGAACTGGCGCTCAAGCGTTTAGGAGTGCTGGACCAGGTGCGATGCATTGTCGCGGCCGAGGATGTCACTCGGAGCAAGCCCGATCCCGAAGGTTATCTCCTGGCGTTCCGTCATCTGGCCAACCAGCCCGAGTTTCGTGAACAACCCCTTCAGCCTCACGAGGTTTTGGTCATTGAGGATACCACGATGGGAGTGCGCTCGGCGCGGGGGGCTGGTTTATGTGTGGTGGGCGTGGCCACCACCACTGAACCTCGGGAACTTCTCAACGCCGGCGCGCGGGAGGTGATCCCACGCCTGGCCGACTACACCGAGGAATGGATCGCCGCTCGGTTTGGGGCAACCGCCCCCACCGTTTGA
- a CDS encoding acyl-CoA dehydrogenase family protein, whose product MNRLAAAAADFILASFDEEATPLPGVEWAELTRTLASLEDRLDGDERRTDWFEPLHDAMKRAGVWTWAASRSLPRGEMLARYARLAQGSLTAALILTQHDAAVRRLIQAVDSESSGKAVASEWLKQIVAGEAFPTAGLSQLTTSTRRGTRAVTARAEPDGGWRIDGIIPWVTAASRADLIVVGAVTEENQQILAALPTRREGVRVEEAMNLAALEGTETAEVSCRAVRIDPDEVLIGPVANALAGATGGLETSALALGQSRAAIAALHDLATTQHHGGLDEVATGLAGAWRLLWAGLENLADDSPSAASQAGASAQRAALLRGAANDLALRATQAYLIARRGSGLIRPDPAQRWARQALFFLVWSCPSTVAQTALGHLAACPTEFDSDLPAQL is encoded by the coding sequence ATGAACCGTCTCGCCGCCGCGGCGGCCGATTTTATCTTAGCGAGCTTCGACGAGGAGGCGACCCCGCTGCCCGGTGTGGAATGGGCCGAGTTGACTCGAACGCTGGCCTCGTTGGAAGACCGTCTTGACGGTGATGAGCGTCGGACGGACTGGTTCGAACCGCTCCACGATGCCATGAAGCGTGCGGGGGTCTGGACCTGGGCGGCTTCAAGATCGCTTCCAAGAGGCGAGATGTTGGCAAGGTACGCGCGGTTGGCCCAGGGCTCGCTCACCGCCGCCTTGATTCTCACTCAGCACGACGCCGCGGTTCGTCGCTTGATTCAGGCGGTTGATAGCGAGTCGTCCGGCAAGGCAGTAGCCTCCGAATGGTTGAAGCAGATCGTTGCTGGTGAGGCGTTCCCCACCGCCGGACTCTCACAGTTGACCACTTCCACCCGTCGCGGTACTCGCGCCGTGACCGCGCGGGCCGAGCCGGACGGCGGTTGGCGGATTGATGGGATCATCCCTTGGGTCACTGCCGCCTCGCGCGCCGACCTGATCGTGGTGGGAGCTGTCACAGAAGAAAACCAGCAAATCCTGGCAGCGCTTCCCACTCGACGGGAGGGCGTGCGCGTGGAAGAGGCGATGAACCTGGCGGCCCTTGAGGGCACCGAGACTGCCGAGGTGAGTTGCCGGGCGGTTCGGATCGACCCCGACGAAGTGTTGATCGGCCCGGTCGCCAACGCTCTCGCCGGCGCGACCGGCGGGTTGGAGACCTCAGCGCTCGCCCTAGGGCAGTCCCGCGCTGCAATCGCCGCTCTGCATGATCTGGCGACGACCCAACATCATGGCGGTCTCGACGAGGTCGCCACGGGGCTCGCGGGAGCTTGGCGGTTGCTTTGGGCGGGTTTGGAGAACCTGGCTGATGACTCCCCCTCTGCCGCGTCCCAAGCTGGCGCGTCGGCCCAACGCGCTGCCTTGCTCCGAGGAGCGGCCAACGACTTGGCGTTGCGCGCGACTCAGGCCTATCTGATCGCGCGTCGGGGGTCCGGGCTGATCCGACCCGACCCTGCCCAACGCTGGGCGCGTCAAGCGCTCTTCTTTCTAGTTTGGTCCTGTCCCTCCACGGTGGCCCAAACCGCTTTGGGTCATCTAGCGGCCTGTCCCACCGAGTTCGATTCCGACCTCCCTGCTCAACTCTGA
- a CDS encoding acetolactate synthase, with protein sequence MSVNEGAGGEAVEFETAQARHWPSVTQFSVFLENRVGMLLELVKCFSGSKVRIVGLSIMDSTDCCIIRLMLSHPEQGREILERAGFAFAENELLVVELPIGSQSLVDLCSGLLQAEINIYYCYALIIHPHGRSAVALHADNVELASAILHDMGFDILSEADLHY encoded by the coding sequence ATGAGCGTCAATGAAGGCGCGGGCGGCGAAGCGGTTGAGTTTGAAACGGCCCAGGCGCGTCACTGGCCCAGCGTCACCCAGTTTTCGGTCTTCCTCGAAAACCGGGTTGGGATGCTGCTGGAGTTGGTCAAATGCTTCAGCGGCTCCAAAGTCCGCATCGTCGGACTTTCGATCATGGACTCCACCGATTGTTGTATCATCCGTCTCATGCTCAGCCATCCCGAGCAGGGCCGGGAAATCTTGGAACGAGCCGGGTTCGCCTTCGCGGAGAACGAGTTGCTCGTGGTGGAGTTGCCCATCGGTTCGCAATCGCTGGTCGATCTTTGTTCTGGTCTGCTTCAGGCTGAAATCAACATTTACTACTGCTATGCTCTGATCATCCACCCTCATGGCCGTTCCGCTGTGGCGTTGCACGCTGACAATGTGGAACTCGCTAGCGCGATTTTGCACGACATGGGTTTCGACATTCTGAGCGAAGCCGATCTGCATTATTGA
- a CDS encoding response regulator transcription factor — MSSPTTSPFTSSSPTDLVMVGRDLIFTSKVIGTARALGFAGVTAAGPQRGLELIRQHAPRLVVLDLTCPEVDHPETLAALAAAALPSARVVAFGPHVEGDLLRSAQQAGCNPVLPRSRFTARLPEWLVEWLGTPRSTPDANPTRATPS; from the coding sequence ATGAGTTCGCCAACCACATCTCCCTTCACCTCCTCATCGCCGACCGACCTGGTCATGGTGGGCCGCGACTTGATTTTCACCAGCAAGGTGATCGGAACCGCCCGCGCCTTGGGCTTTGCCGGCGTCACCGCCGCCGGTCCCCAGAGGGGCTTGGAACTGATCCGCCAGCACGCGCCAAGACTCGTGGTCCTCGATCTGACCTGTCCTGAAGTCGATCACCCCGAAACCCTCGCCGCCCTCGCCGCCGCCGCGCTCCCTAGTGCACGGGTGGTCGCCTTCGGTCCCCACGTCGAGGGTGACTTGCTTCGCAGCGCCCAACAAGCCGGTTGCAACCCAGTCCTCCCCCGCTCCCGATTCACCGCCCGACTCCCTGAATGGCTCGTGGAGTGGCTCGGTACGCCTCGCTCCACGCCGGATGCCAATCCGACACGTGCCACTCCCAGCTGA
- a CDS encoding Hsp20/alpha crystallin family protein, producing MRWDPFREFQRDVHRILETLSPGRAFGMRPYPPLNLFDLGSEFRVVVQAPGLSAADLDLSITHETLTIRGERKRPQDVADESYRRHERFFGAWTRSLTLPDRVDADQVTAECLNGLLTIRLPKAEPQAPRQIPVLTGDRC from the coding sequence ATGAGGTGGGATCCCTTTCGGGAGTTCCAGCGCGATGTGCATCGGATTCTGGAGACTCTGAGTCCGGGCCGTGCGTTTGGGATGCGCCCGTATCCCCCTTTGAATTTGTTTGATCTCGGGTCGGAGTTCCGGGTGGTGGTCCAGGCTCCCGGATTGTCCGCGGCTGATCTGGACTTGTCGATCACCCACGAAACTCTGACGATCCGGGGCGAACGCAAGCGACCCCAAGATGTGGCCGATGAATCGTATCGTCGCCATGAGCGGTTCTTCGGCGCGTGGACGCGGTCGTTGACCTTGCCCGACCGGGTGGACGCCGACCAGGTGACGGCGGAATGCCTCAATGGGTTGCTGACCATCCGTCTGCCCAAGGCGGAACCGCAAGCCCCTCGCCAAATCCCAGTGCTGACGGGCGATCGATGTTGA
- a CDS encoding amino acid kinase family protein has product MHDEAIRKADVLIEALGYIRKFHGAFVVVKLGGSVMEDPESLQALLVDVVFMQSVGMRPLIVHGGGKAITRAMERAGLEPRFVQGRRYTDEATLEIVARVLAEEINADIVRHIVKYGGRAAGLHHKTTPCLFGTRLTLTDDQGQPIDLGRVGEVRRVDTHPLINLCLAGVVPVLPSIAVEEVPTDPPSDSAGESKAIQGEPSRITPPLLNVNADTAAAAVARAMSADKFVFLTDTPGILRHKEDPSSLIRGLNPAMCHDLIASGVIDRGMIPKVQAGLDSLKAGVGKVHVIDGRLRHSLLLEIFTEQGIGTEIHP; this is encoded by the coding sequence GTGCATGACGAAGCCATTCGCAAAGCTGACGTTCTGATTGAGGCGTTGGGCTACATCCGCAAGTTCCACGGCGCGTTTGTGGTGGTGAAGCTGGGCGGCTCGGTGATGGAGGATCCCGAGTCGCTTCAAGCCTTGCTAGTGGATGTTGTGTTCATGCAGAGCGTCGGCATGAGGCCGCTCATCGTGCATGGCGGCGGCAAGGCGATCACCCGCGCTATGGAACGCGCGGGACTAGAACCGCGGTTCGTCCAGGGTCGCCGTTACACTGACGAGGCCACCTTGGAAATCGTCGCCCGGGTGTTGGCCGAGGAAATCAACGCCGACATTGTGCGCCACATCGTCAAATACGGCGGACGCGCGGCCGGGTTGCATCACAAGACGACCCCCTGTCTGTTTGGAACCCGGCTGACCTTGACCGACGATCAGGGACAACCGATCGATTTGGGCCGAGTGGGTGAAGTGCGTCGGGTTGATACTCACCCTCTGATCAATCTTTGTCTGGCGGGCGTGGTTCCCGTGCTGCCCTCGATCGCGGTGGAAGAGGTTCCCACGGATCCTCCCTCCGATTCCGCCGGCGAATCCAAGGCGATCCAAGGCGAACCCTCCCGGATCACGCCTCCTCTGCTTAACGTCAACGCCGACACTGCCGCGGCGGCCGTCGCCCGCGCGATGTCGGCCGACAAATTCGTGTTCCTGACCGACACCCCCGGCATCCTCCGCCACAAGGAGGACCCTTCCAGCCTGATTCGCGGCCTCAATCCGGCGATGTGTCACGATTTGATCGCCTCGGGAGTGATCGATCGAGGTATGATTCCCAAGGTCCAAGCGGGTTTGGACAGCCTCAAGGCCGGGGTGGGCAAGGTTCACGTGATTGATGGTCGTCTGCGTCATTCTCTGCTCTTGGAGATTTTCACTGAGCAGGGAATTGGCACCGAGATTCACCCCTGA